The following proteins are co-located in the Deinococcus metallilatus genome:
- a CDS encoding ABC transporter substrate-binding protein: MTASLRRTTLLALLVLGGASAQTYSGPNVTLTFLHGFTGPDRPVMEGLIKKFNDTHPNIQVRAQAQPWATTWQQLPSLVASGRAPDVAVINEDQITGFIARGAVSPLSPAELKAAGIDRSRFFGPLFATADYKGQSYGVPVSSVAYVMFYNKDLMKKAGLDPNKPPRTRADFLAAVQKCTVDKNGKNATQAGFDPKNLDTWGVSLYNNWVGSRAAYAAILQNGGSMVDQNENAAFNSPQAISAVQFLVDLVQKYHVARPNSTEEAELAAFSQGKVCFFPSGQWYLDRFEQQKMNFGVTFMPRIGGNVRDAAWGGSSHLTLPKQRAGYDANKRKAALVFMSWLTQPAQNLTWTSTGSLPTQPVVAKNPQFANNPISGVFDRLNSVYATSGYPWVGQVMTPFDQAWEAAYLGKKTVAQALNDGVSESNKQIEQARKNFQ; this comes from the coding sequence ATGACTGCTTCCCTGCGCCGGACCACCCTGCTGGCCCTGCTCGTCCTGGGCGGTGCCAGCGCCCAGACCTACAGCGGGCCGAACGTCACGCTCACCTTCCTGCACGGCTTTACCGGCCCGGACCGGCCCGTGATGGAGGGGCTGATCAAGAAGTTCAACGACACCCACCCCAACATCCAGGTGCGGGCACAGGCGCAACCCTGGGCGACGACCTGGCAGCAGCTCCCCTCGCTGGTCGCCTCGGGCCGCGCCCCCGACGTGGCCGTGATCAACGAGGACCAGATCACCGGCTTTATCGCGCGCGGGGCCGTCTCGCCGCTGTCCCCAGCCGAGCTGAAGGCGGCGGGCATCGACCGGAGCCGCTTTTTCGGCCCGCTGTTCGCCACGGCGGACTACAAGGGGCAGTCGTACGGCGTCCCGGTGTCGAGCGTCGCCTACGTGATGTTCTACAACAAGGACCTGATGAAGAAGGCCGGGCTGGACCCCAACAAGCCGCCCCGGACCCGCGCCGACTTCCTGGCGGCCGTGCAGAAATGCACCGTGGACAAGAACGGCAAGAACGCCACCCAGGCGGGCTTCGACCCCAAGAACCTCGACACTTGGGGCGTCAGCCTCTACAACAACTGGGTCGGCTCGCGCGCGGCCTACGCGGCGATCCTGCAAAACGGCGGGTCGATGGTGGACCAGAACGAGAACGCCGCCTTCAACTCCCCGCAGGCGATCAGCGCGGTGCAGTTTTTGGTAGACCTGGTGCAGAAGTACCACGTCGCTCGGCCCAACAGCACCGAGGAGGCGGAGCTGGCCGCCTTCAGCCAGGGCAAGGTCTGCTTCTTCCCCAGCGGCCAGTGGTACCTCGACCGCTTTGAGCAGCAGAAGATGAATTTCGGCGTGACCTTTATGCCGCGCATCGGCGGCAACGTGCGGGACGCGGCCTGGGGCGGATCGAGCCACCTGACCCTGCCCAAGCAGCGCGCCGGGTACGACGCCAACAAGCGCAAGGCCGCGCTGGTCTTCATGTCGTGGCTGACGCAGCCCGCGCAGAACCTCACCTGGACCAGTACCGGCAGCCTGCCGACGCAGCCCGTCGTGGCGAAAAACCCGCAGTTCGCCAACAACCCGATCAGCGGCGTCTTCGACCGCCTGAACAGCGTGTATGCCACCAGCGGCTACCCCTGGGTGGGGCAGGTGATGACGCCCTTCGATCAGGCCTGGGAGGCGGCCTACCTGGGCAAGAAGACGGTCGCGCAGGCGCTGAACGACGGCGTGAGCGAGTCCAACAAGCAGATCGAGCAGGCCCGCAAGAACTTCCAGTAA
- a CDS encoding carbohydrate ABC transporter permease produces MTVTQAPPQTTTAPAPLPRRRTNLEPYLYLLPHAVLFFVFTVYPIGYGVYISLHRWDLLSGRQPFVGGEFFRNIFTPGTPQFDFFWKTLWNTGFFTLVSVPLLVAAALGLALLLHRPIFGRAFFRAVFFMPGILTVSVMGILWRWLFDNQIGLVNAAREALTGAPPIPWLSTEGLAWVPIVVGTVWWTVGFNMTLYLAALGNVPQSLYEAASLDGATPWQQFRHITVPMLAPVTLFVVVTTALASFQLFGQSLIITNGGPNRSTQSVIQYITEEAFTNTQYSSAAAMGFVFGLFMLVLTAAQFRMMARDVKGD; encoded by the coding sequence ATGACCGTCACCCAGGCGCCCCCCCAGACCACGACGGCCCCGGCGCCCCTGCCCCGGCGCCGCACGAACCTGGAACCCTACCTGTACCTGCTGCCGCACGCGGTGCTGTTTTTCGTGTTCACGGTGTATCCCATCGGCTACGGGGTGTACATCAGCCTGCACCGCTGGGACCTGCTGAGCGGGCGCCAGCCCTTCGTGGGCGGCGAATTCTTCCGCAACATCTTCACGCCGGGTACGCCGCAGTTCGATTTCTTCTGGAAGACCCTCTGGAACACGGGCTTCTTCACGCTGGTCAGCGTGCCGCTGCTGGTGGCGGCGGCGCTGGGGCTGGCGCTCCTCCTGCACCGGCCGATCTTCGGGCGGGCCTTTTTCCGGGCGGTGTTCTTCATGCCCGGCATCCTGACCGTCTCGGTGATGGGCATCCTGTGGCGCTGGCTGTTCGACAACCAGATCGGGCTGGTCAATGCGGCGCGGGAAGCTCTCACGGGTGCCCCGCCGATTCCCTGGCTCTCGACCGAGGGGCTGGCCTGGGTGCCCATCGTGGTCGGGACGGTGTGGTGGACGGTGGGCTTCAACATGACGCTGTACCTGGCGGCGCTGGGGAACGTGCCGCAGAGCCTGTACGAGGCGGCCTCGCTGGACGGCGCGACGCCCTGGCAGCAGTTCCGCCACATCACGGTGCCGATGCTGGCGCCGGTCACGCTGTTCGTGGTGGTCACGACCGCGCTGGCGTCCTTCCAACTGTTCGGGCAGTCGCTGATCATCACCAACGGGGGGCCGAACCGCTCCACCCAGAGCGTGATTCAGTACATCACCGAGGAGGCCTTTACGAACACCCAGTATTCCAGCGCCGCCGCGATGGGCTTCGTGTTCGGCCTCTTCATGCTGGTGCTGACCGCCGCGCAGTTCCGCATGATGGCGCGGGACGTGAAGGGGGACTGA
- a CDS encoding carbohydrate ABC transporter permease yields the protein MTDLAPTSSARTAPPRRRMPRDLPRFIVLCLLSVLFLAPVYWMISTSLKTEADTIATPVQWIPHNITLDNYREVLTSPDGNILRWTWNSLFVAAAFTVLHVALCALTAYPLARMRFPGRNAWFWFILSSLMIPGIVTLIPTYIMMLNFNWINSYHALIWPGLSGVFGVFLLRQFFMGIPRELEEAARLDGANSLQILTRIILPLSIPSLVTLAVFAFMGSWNNFLWPLYTVTDVDKMTLPVGITTFSQRYVTEYGKLMASTTLAAVPALIAYLVAQRFLEAGLSTTGLKE from the coding sequence ATGACGGACCTCGCTCCCACCTCTTCTGCCCGGACCGCCCCACCGCGCCGCCGGATGCCGCGCGACCTGCCGCGCTTTATCGTGCTGTGCCTGCTGTCGGTGCTGTTCCTGGCGCCCGTGTACTGGATGATCAGCACGTCTCTCAAGACCGAGGCCGACACCATCGCCACGCCGGTGCAGTGGATTCCGCACAACATCACCCTCGACAACTACCGCGAGGTGCTGACCTCGCCTGATGGCAACATCCTGCGCTGGACCTGGAACTCGCTGTTCGTGGCCGCCGCCTTCACGGTGCTGCACGTCGCCCTGTGCGCGCTGACCGCCTATCCCCTGGCGCGGATGCGCTTTCCGGGGCGCAACGCCTGGTTCTGGTTCATCCTGTCCAGCCTGATGATTCCGGGCATCGTGACCCTGATTCCCACGTACATCATGATGCTCAATTTCAACTGGATCAATTCGTACCACGCGCTGATCTGGCCGGGCCTCAGCGGCGTGTTCGGCGTCTTTCTGCTGCGGCAGTTCTTCATGGGGATTCCCCGCGAACTGGAGGAGGCCGCGCGGCTCGACGGGGCAAACAGCCTGCAAATCCTGACGCGGATCATCCTGCCGCTCAGCATTCCCTCGCTGGTCACGCTGGCCGTGTTCGCCTTCATGGGGTCGTGGAACAACTTCCTGTGGCCGCTGTATACCGTCACGGACGTGGACAAGATGACGCTGCCGGTCGGCATCACCACCTTCTCGCAGCGGTACGTGACCGAGTACGGCAAGCTGATGGCCTCCACCACCCTCGCGGCGGTGCCCGCGCTGATCGCGTATCTGGTCGCGCAGCGGTTCCTCGAAGCGGGCCTCTCCACCACCGGCCTCAAGGAGTGA
- a CDS encoding glycoside hydrolase family 43 protein, which produces MAKRFPIPRLALAFTLAALLAPSASGAGGSGSAATRPAPSTTATFRNPVIDENFPDPFILRVGNTYHAYSTNSGNDNVPHVVSRDLVHWERAGDALPVLPDWANGGRTWAPEVAHIGNHFVLYFTAADRASGRQCIGAATATSPAGPFKDTSRKPLVCQEAEGGSIDPSPFQDVDGQRYLLWKNDGNCCNLPTNIYIQPLGADGLKLTGKATPLIHNFALWEGNVIEAPTLYRSGGVYYLLYSAGPYDSDLYAVGYATAPRVTGPYRKAPENPILVSKGAVAGPGHQAVIKDGAGKTWLAYHAWTAGRIGDAVGYRSLRLDPVTFAGGKVKVAGPTLTPQRAPTP; this is translated from the coding sequence ATGGCAAAACGCTTCCCCATCCCCCGCCTCGCCCTGGCGTTCACCCTGGCGGCGCTGCTGGCTCCCTCCGCGAGCGGAGCAGGTGGGAGTGGCTCGGCGGCAACGCGGCCCGCTCCCTCCACCACCGCCACCTTCCGCAATCCGGTCATCGACGAGAACTTCCCCGACCCCTTCATCCTGCGGGTGGGGAACACCTACCACGCCTACTCGACGAACAGCGGCAACGACAACGTGCCGCACGTGGTCAGCCGCGATCTGGTCCACTGGGAGCGGGCGGGCGACGCCCTGCCGGTGCTGCCGGACTGGGCGAATGGCGGACGAACCTGGGCGCCGGAGGTGGCCCATATCGGGAACCACTTTGTCCTGTACTTCACGGCGGCGGACCGGGCGAGTGGCCGTCAGTGCATCGGGGCGGCGACAGCGACCTCGCCCGCCGGGCCGTTCAAGGACACGTCCAGGAAGCCCCTGGTCTGCCAGGAGGCCGAGGGCGGGAGCATCGACCCCAGCCCCTTTCAGGACGTGGACGGCCAGCGGTATCTGCTGTGGAAGAACGACGGCAACTGCTGCAATCTGCCCACGAACATCTATATTCAGCCCCTCGGCGCGGACGGTCTGAAACTCACCGGCAAGGCGACCCCGCTGATCCACAACTTCGCGCTGTGGGAGGGGAACGTGATTGAGGCCCCCACCCTCTACCGTTCGGGCGGCGTGTATTACCTGCTGTACTCGGCTGGCCCCTACGACAGCGATCTGTATGCGGTGGGGTACGCGACGGCACCGCGCGTCACCGGCCCCTACCGCAAGGCCCCGGAAAACCCGATTCTGGTCAGCAAGGGTGCGGTGGCGGGCCCCGGGCACCAGGCGGTGATCAAGGACGGCGCGGGGAAAACCTGGCTCGCCTACCACGCCTGGACCGCCGGGCGGATCGGGGACGCGGTGGGCTACCGCAGCCTGCGCCTCGACCCCGTGACCTTCGCGGGCGGCAAGGTGAAGGTGGCGGGACCGACCCTCACGCCCCAGCGGGCGCCGACACCCTGA
- a CDS encoding glycoside hydrolase family 43 protein — translation MTDPSPPAPSGPLPQEPLYPGNFADPFVLLVDDTYYAYGTGLNGQAGQRAFEVLTSPDLVHWTSHGGVLEPLGPERLDYWAPEVARSGDTFYLYYSAGHGDAGHHLRVAAAPHPLGPFRDLGLNLTPGELFAIDPHPFQAPDGSWWLFYARDDLSGERPGTLLAAAPLHDMTRLGEPRTILRASGDWQVYQRGRSMYGAVYDWHTLEGPFVLYRGGRYHLLYSGGAWTNETYGVGHAVADHPLGPWTEPRPGANVLRTAGHLRGPGHASVTRLGGQDILVFHAWNEERTKRQLHAAPLRWEGGLPTALPEPV, via the coding sequence ATGACCGACCCCTCTCCACCTGCCCCTTCCGGCCCCCTCCCCCAGGAGCCGCTGTATCCCGGCAATTTCGCGGACCCCTTCGTGCTGCTTGTGGACGACACCTATTACGCCTACGGCACGGGCCTGAACGGCCAGGCGGGGCAGCGGGCGTTCGAGGTGCTGACCTCGCCCGACCTCGTCCACTGGACCTCGCACGGGGGGGTGCTGGAACCGCTCGGCCCGGAGCGGCTGGACTACTGGGCGCCCGAGGTGGCGCGTTCCGGAGATACCTTTTACCTGTACTACTCCGCCGGGCACGGGGACGCAGGCCACCATCTGCGGGTGGCGGCGGCCCCGCACCCACTCGGCCCCTTTCGTGATCTGGGGCTGAACCTCACGCCGGGGGAACTGTTCGCCATCGACCCGCACCCCTTCCAGGCGCCCGACGGGTCGTGGTGGCTGTTCTACGCGCGGGACGACCTGAGCGGCGAGCGGCCCGGCACGCTGCTGGCCGCCGCGCCCCTCCACGACATGACCCGGCTGGGCGAGCCGCGCACCATCCTGCGCGCCAGCGGTGACTGGCAGGTGTACCAGCGCGGCCGCAGCATGTACGGCGCCGTCTACGACTGGCATACCCTGGAAGGTCCCTTCGTGCTGTACCGGGGGGGCCGCTACCACCTGCTGTACTCGGGGGGCGCCTGGACCAACGAAACGTATGGCGTCGGGCACGCCGTCGCGGACCATCCGCTGGGGCCCTGGACCGAGCCCCGACCGGGCGCGAACGTGCTGCGCACTGCCGGGCACCTGCGCGGTCCCGGCCACGCCAGTGTCACGCGGTTGGGGGGCCAGGACATCCTGGTCTTTCACGCCTGGAACGAGGAGCGCACCAAGCGGCAACTCCACGCCGCGCCGCTGCGCTGGGAAGGCGGCCTGCCCACCGCGTTGCCCGAACCCGTCTGA